The Drosophila mauritiana strain mau12 chromosome 2R, ASM438214v1, whole genome shotgun sequence genome has a segment encoding these proteins:
- the LOC117138204 gene encoding F-actin-uncapping protein LRRC16A isoform X6, with product MGEMRTMEMMTHIDQYLRRIIELQIRDVVKQNRDKESVKSILGRHTKILVKYMVKLETKGDKTENRVLVFTPVRVYLLSAKVPTKIECHFHYLDIVGVESKKSTHFSIVTNDRPYSFVTTGDAGNFSSNADVILTDLASAIKQIFPTVPLKYIIRKIDIQPPERETIFSEEFRPSDPRNVGPCGGFSAQYACMCDFHGVPYREEVAWDVDTIYLSHDTRVLNLRDFDHLEPKDLMAIVSALEYNTFFRGLKAAHMRLSHETLERILHVLKRSMWLEELHLEALGLRWDFLNKLSISVITNSNPAIRTIDLSHNIIEDKGAIHLAGPIAKVSKGLCKLALAHCGLTSKGVNQMSHSLTLNQSISNSLTYLDLSGNSLKDDITNLHNFLAQPNVLEHLDLASTDITLENLFGALLRGCATHLAHLNVSHNSFSTKKGKEIPPSFKQFFTSTFSLKHLNIAGCKLPMEALKNLLLGLACNESTAGLYLDLSSNTLGAQGAHVLESCIHGVRVLQSLDISDNNLDAELAPVLTAISKNPSIRTLHLTRSLTGMKPKHIPPVMDALVNLIQKDDFPLVELVLSENKLKHDLHDFINALGSNQSLQKLDISGNFMGDVGARLLAKALQINNRLRTIYMDKNGVTLQGYADIVYALEHNHSMRTIPFPVFDIAPHLKSHPDKTDAVMRKMQELLQRNCNGLKRATGQGFRLQHGFMLSSTHQLVDKLVAETQDTISLAKGGSESASAVQRLITDAENCKQLMPKLQEAVRNDSHPIEMKLTRVASELSYTIKSYLEETLETMMRTGIEQCPKTLGNQIVVQDLRKALAERLVVPEEFLQICLLNNAGSEIMNKVGEIEQSLAAAISDRATDEVLDALTRYRRGMGIAESPSVLLDEPQTPDIVRSRSSHDADGLIIRPGGRGSILPKLGLESPTKLEYLNLATPHLPTKRRSLAKKVRPQSVVENLSLGHFPDLLESPSSHRSNSQLSARAAAGAAALVGAANMTDSIAVDDGGVDECCDSITELPSASFQLQHLVKGRPKRAKTRAPTRPLVTTECAGGSREIGEGLEHFFRPGSVTPTTLTPLVSPTSEECSSLSFVDSPTMSRDGNGHMTSEETTPILEERRPIKLERQSPLLKSASWATRSRSTDNLEKYSPLVGRKSPLVKMRTEGGPGSGSAGGAEETSMPSSNLLKATAREDKTRSPSSDSIKSHAAGEGSVIVKTGNGILRTPIVLQKPRPWSVVGSEPKAGGDLITGNGNADSSKTTPDKLEEDDVEVVTFGNTCSGSIVGITPGIALSTSGGGSIVGITPGGALEKKSVRELAAGLNRMGDIS from the exons GTTTTCACTCCCGTGAGGGTCTATTTGCTCAGTGCCAAAGTGCCCACCAAG ATCGAATGCCATTTCCACTACCTGGACATTGTGGGCGTCGAGAGCAAGAAGTCCACCCACTTCTCCATTGTGACCAACGATCGGCCCTACTCGTTCGTTACCACCGGCGATGCGGGCAATTTCAGCTCG AACGCTGATGTCATTCTAACCGACCTGGCCTCGGCCATCAAGCAGATATTCCCGACAGTTCCTCTAAAGTACATCATCAGAAAG ATTGATATACAGCCACCGGAGCGGGAGACCATATTCTCCGAGGAATTCAGACCCTCCGATCCCCGAAATGTGGGTCCCTGTGGGGGATTCAGTGCCCAGTACGCCTGCATGTGCGATTTCCATGGCGTTCCCTATCGCGAGGAGGTGGCTTGGGATGTGGACACCATCTATCTGTCGCACGACACGCGAGTCCTCAACTTGCGCGACTTTGACCACCTGGAGCCAAA AGACTTGATGGCCATCGTTTCGGCGCTGGAATACAACACGTTCTTTCGTGGCCTGAAGGCAGCCCACATGCGATTGTCCCACGAGACCCTGGAACGCATCCTGCACGTCCTTAAGCGTTCGATGTGGCTGGAAGAGCTGCACCTGGAGGCATTGGGCTTAAG ATGGGATTTCCTGAACAAGTTATCGATATCTGTGATAACGAATAGCAATCCCGCCATTCGCACCATCGATCTGAGCCACAATATAATTGAGGATAAAG GTGCCATTCATTTGGCTGGTCCCATAGCCAAGGTATCCAAGGGCCTGTGCAAACTGGCTTTGGCCCACTGCGGACTAACTTCGAAGGGCGTCAACCAGATGTCGCATTCGCTGACGCTCAATCAAAGTATTTCCAACTCGCTCACGTATCTAGACCTAAGTGGTAATAGTCTCAAAGATGATATAACC AATTTGCACAATTTCCTGGCTCAACCCAATGTGCTGGAGCACTTGGATCTGGCCTCGACTGACATCACGCTGGAAAAT TTGTTTGGAGCTCTGTTGCGCGGCTGCGCCACGCATTTGGCCCACCTGAACGTGTCGCACAACTCGTTCAGCACGAAGAAGGGCAAGGAGATCCCGCCCTCGTTCAAGCAGTTCTTCACCAGCACCTTCAGCCTAAAGCACCTCAACATTGCCGGCTGCAAACTTCCCATGGAGGCATTGAAGAACCTGCTGCTTGGCCTGGCCTGCAACGAGTCTACAGCCGGACTTTATCTGGATCTCAGCAGTAACACGCTGGGCGCCCAAGGTGCCCATGTGCTTGAATCCTGCATCCATGGCGTGCGAGTTCTGCAAAGCCTAGACATCAGCGATAACA ATCTTGATGCTGAGCTAGCGCCCGTGCTGACAGCCATTTCCAAGAACCCCTCGATTCGGACGCTTCACCTGACCCGCAGTCTAACGGGCATGAAGCCCAAGCACATTCCACCCGTTATGGACGCCCTGGTAAACCTCATCCAGAAGGACGACTTCCCGCTGGTCGAGCTGGTACTGTCGGAGAATAAGCTGAAGCACGACCTGCACGACTTCATCAACGCTCTGGGCAGCAACCAAAGCCTTCAGAAGCTGGACATCAGTGGCAACTTCATGGGGGATGTGGGCGCCCGACTCCTGGCCAAAGCCCTGCAGATCAACAACCGGCTGCGTACCATATATATGGACAAGAACGGAGTGACGTTGCAGGGCTATGCGGATATCGTCTACGCGTTAGAGCACAACCACAGCATGCGTACCATACCCTTTCCCGTTTTCGATATTGCTCCGCATCTGAAGAGCCACCCGGATAAGACGGATGCGGTGATGCGTAAGATGCAGGAGCTGCTGCAGCGCAACTGCAATGGATTGAAGCGGGCCACCGGACAAGGATTCCGCCTGCAGCACGGCTTCATGCTCTCCTCCACGCACCAGCTGGTGGATAAGTTGGTGGCCGAGACGCAGGACACCATTTCGCTGGCCAAGGGAGGCAGTGAATCCGCCTCGGCGGTGCAGCGCCTGATTACCGACGCCGAAAACTGCAAGCAACTGATGCCAAAGCTGCAAGAGGCCGTTCGCAACGACAGTCATCCCATCGAAATGAAGCTGACCCGAGTGGCCAGTGAACTGAGCTACACGATTAAGAGTTATCTGGAGGAGACCCTGGAGACGATGATGCGCACTGGCATCGAGCAGTGTCCAAAAACGCTTGGCAACCAGATCGTAGTTCAGGATCTTCGAAAGGCTCTTGCCGAGCGTTTGGTGGTGCCCGAGGAATTCCTGCAGATCTGTCTGCTCAACAACGCCGGCAGCGAGATTATGAACAAAGTTGG TGAGATCGAACAATCCCTGGCCGCCGCCATCTCAGATCGGGCTACTGATGAGGTGCTGGATGCCCTGACCCGCTACCGCCGTGGCATGGGCATCGCAGAGTCGCCATCGGTGCTGCTGGACGAACCGCAGACGCCGGACATCGTGCGCAGTCGCTCCAGTCAT GATGCGGATGGTTTGATCATACGACCGGGTGGACGAGGCTCGATATTGCCCAAACTGGGCTTGGAATCGCCCACT aaATTGGAATATCTCAACCTT GCCACACCGCATCTGCCCACCAAGCGACGCAGTCTGGCAAAGAAGGTGCGTCCCCAGTCCGTGGTGGAGAATCTCAGCCTGGGCCACTTCCCTGACCTCCTGGAGTCACCCTCCTCGCACCGCTCCAACTCCCAGTTGTCTGCCCGTGCTGCTGCCGGTGCCGCCGCCTTGGTGGGAGCCGCCAATATGACCGACAGCATCGCTGTGGACGACGGAGGAGTGGATGAGTGTTGCGACTCCATCACCGAGCTGCCCAGCGCCTCGTTCCAGCTCCAGCATCTGGTCAAAGGTCGCCCGAAGCGGGCCAAAACGCGTGCACCCACTCGGCCGTTGGTCACCACCGAGTGTGCCGGGGGCAGCAGGGAAATCGGCGAAGGTTTGGAACACTTCTTCCGGCCCGGTTCTGTTACGCCCACTACCCTGACTCCCCTAGTTTCTCCTACGTCGGAGGAATGCAGCTCATTGTCGTTTGTAGACAGCCCCACGATGAGCCGCGATGGGAATGGACACATGACCTCCGAGGAGACCACTCCCATTCTGGAGGAACGCCGACCAATTAAATTGGAGCGCCAGTCGCCATTGCTCaaaa GTGCGTCATGGGCCACCCGCTCCCGGTCCACGGACAATCTAGAGAAGTATTCGCCACTGGTGGGTCGTAAGTCCCCGCTGGTCAAGATGCGAACAGAAGGAGGTCCCGGCTCGGGATCTGCCGGCGGTGCTGAGGAGACGTCCATGCCCAGTTCTAATCTGCTTAAGGCAACCGCCCGAGAGGACAAAACGCGTTCGCCCAGCAGCGATTCGATCAAAAGCCATGCCGCAGGCGAGGGTAGTGTGATTGTAAAGACTGGCAACGGCATCCTGCGAACACCCATAGTTCTGCAGAAGCCGCGTCCCTGGTCAGTTGTAGGAAGCGAGCCAAAGGCAGGCGGGGATCTTATAACAGGCAATGGGAATGCCGACTCCAGCAAGACCACGCCGGACAAACTAGAAGAAG ATGACGTCGAGGTAGTGACATTTGGAAATACCTGCAGTGGCTCAATTGTTGGCATCACGCCGGGCATAGCTTTATCCACCAGTGGCGGTGGAAGCATTGTGGGCATTACACCAG GAGGTGCCCTTGAAAAGAAGTCTGTGCGAGAACTAGCAGCGGGTCTCAACAGAATGG GAGACATTAGTTGA
- the LOC117138204 gene encoding F-actin-uncapping protein LRRC16A isoform X5 — MSTRSQLTKDLNESVKSILGRHTKILVKYMVKLETKGDKTENRVLVFTPVRVYLLSAKVPTKIECHFHYLDIVGVESKKSTHFSIVTNDRPYSFVTTGDAGNFSSNADVILTDLASAIKQIFPTVPLKYIIRKIDIQPPERETIFSEEFRPSDPRNVGPCGGFSAQYACMCDFHGVPYREEVAWDVDTIYLSHDTRVLNLRDFDHLEPKDLMAIVSALEYNTFFRGLKAAHMRLSHETLERILHVLKRSMWLEELHLEALGLRWDFLNKLSISVITNSNPAIRTIDLSHNIIEDKGAIHLAGPIAKVSKGLCKLALAHCGLTSKGVNQMSHSLTLNQSISNSLTYLDLSGNSLKDDITNLHNFLAQPNVLEHLDLASTDITLENLFGALLRGCATHLAHLNVSHNSFSTKKGKEIPPSFKQFFTSTFSLKHLNIAGCKLPMEALKNLLLGLACNESTAGLYLDLSSNTLGAQGAHVLESCIHGVRVLQSLDISDNNLDAELAPVLTAISKNPSIRTLHLTRSLTGMKPKHIPPVMDALVNLIQKDDFPLVELVLSENKLKHDLHDFINALGSNQSLQKLDISGNFMGDVGARLLAKALQINNRLRTIYMDKNGVTLQGYADIVYALEHNHSMRTIPFPVFDIAPHLKSHPDKTDAVMRKMQELLQRNCNGLKRATGQGFRLQHGFMLSSTHQLVDKLVAETQDTISLAKGGSESASAVQRLITDAENCKQLMPKLQEAVRNDSHPIEMKLTRVASELSYTIKSYLEETLETMMRTGIEQCPKTLGNQIVVQDLRKALAERLVVPEEFLQICLLNNAGSEIMNKVGEIEQSLAAAISDRATDEVLDALTRYRRGMGIAESPSVLLDEPQTPDIVRSRSSHDADGLIIRPGGRGSILPKLGLESPTATPHLPTKRRSLAKKVRPQSVVENLSLGHFPDLLESPSSHRSNSQLSARAAAGAAALVGAANMTDSIAVDDGGVDECCDSITELPSASFQLQHLVKGRPKRAKTRAPTRPLVTTECAGGSREIGEGLEHFFRPGSVTPTTLTPLVSPTSEECSSLSFVDSPTMSRDGNGHMTSEETTPILEERRPIKLERQSPLLKSASWATRSRSTDNLEKYSPLVGRKSPLVKMRTEGGPGSGSAGGAEETSMPSSNLLKATAREDKTRSPSSDSIKSHAAGEGSVIVKTGNGILRTPIVLQKPRPWSVVGSEPKAGGDLITGNGNADSSKTTPDKLEEDDVEVVTFGNTCSGSIVGITPGIALSTSGGGSIVGITPGGALEKKSVRELAAGLNRMELPLKPPVMPRTLLNATSARTSTSSTGSGSGSTSNSVSVSSSTTANTSMTVLNQSQTRSRIVSSTSSTGSTETITERSTTSTSSSSSSSHEKQHAKACANLISNEILSMRNGQLGAKSGSCAESGGVKRIAGKEISTLFEV; from the exons GTTTTCACTCCCGTGAGGGTCTATTTGCTCAGTGCCAAAGTGCCCACCAAG ATCGAATGCCATTTCCACTACCTGGACATTGTGGGCGTCGAGAGCAAGAAGTCCACCCACTTCTCCATTGTGACCAACGATCGGCCCTACTCGTTCGTTACCACCGGCGATGCGGGCAATTTCAGCTCG AACGCTGATGTCATTCTAACCGACCTGGCCTCGGCCATCAAGCAGATATTCCCGACAGTTCCTCTAAAGTACATCATCAGAAAG ATTGATATACAGCCACCGGAGCGGGAGACCATATTCTCCGAGGAATTCAGACCCTCCGATCCCCGAAATGTGGGTCCCTGTGGGGGATTCAGTGCCCAGTACGCCTGCATGTGCGATTTCCATGGCGTTCCCTATCGCGAGGAGGTGGCTTGGGATGTGGACACCATCTATCTGTCGCACGACACGCGAGTCCTCAACTTGCGCGACTTTGACCACCTGGAGCCAAA AGACTTGATGGCCATCGTTTCGGCGCTGGAATACAACACGTTCTTTCGTGGCCTGAAGGCAGCCCACATGCGATTGTCCCACGAGACCCTGGAACGCATCCTGCACGTCCTTAAGCGTTCGATGTGGCTGGAAGAGCTGCACCTGGAGGCATTGGGCTTAAG ATGGGATTTCCTGAACAAGTTATCGATATCTGTGATAACGAATAGCAATCCCGCCATTCGCACCATCGATCTGAGCCACAATATAATTGAGGATAAAG GTGCCATTCATTTGGCTGGTCCCATAGCCAAGGTATCCAAGGGCCTGTGCAAACTGGCTTTGGCCCACTGCGGACTAACTTCGAAGGGCGTCAACCAGATGTCGCATTCGCTGACGCTCAATCAAAGTATTTCCAACTCGCTCACGTATCTAGACCTAAGTGGTAATAGTCTCAAAGATGATATAACC AATTTGCACAATTTCCTGGCTCAACCCAATGTGCTGGAGCACTTGGATCTGGCCTCGACTGACATCACGCTGGAAAAT TTGTTTGGAGCTCTGTTGCGCGGCTGCGCCACGCATTTGGCCCACCTGAACGTGTCGCACAACTCGTTCAGCACGAAGAAGGGCAAGGAGATCCCGCCCTCGTTCAAGCAGTTCTTCACCAGCACCTTCAGCCTAAAGCACCTCAACATTGCCGGCTGCAAACTTCCCATGGAGGCATTGAAGAACCTGCTGCTTGGCCTGGCCTGCAACGAGTCTACAGCCGGACTTTATCTGGATCTCAGCAGTAACACGCTGGGCGCCCAAGGTGCCCATGTGCTTGAATCCTGCATCCATGGCGTGCGAGTTCTGCAAAGCCTAGACATCAGCGATAACA ATCTTGATGCTGAGCTAGCGCCCGTGCTGACAGCCATTTCCAAGAACCCCTCGATTCGGACGCTTCACCTGACCCGCAGTCTAACGGGCATGAAGCCCAAGCACATTCCACCCGTTATGGACGCCCTGGTAAACCTCATCCAGAAGGACGACTTCCCGCTGGTCGAGCTGGTACTGTCGGAGAATAAGCTGAAGCACGACCTGCACGACTTCATCAACGCTCTGGGCAGCAACCAAAGCCTTCAGAAGCTGGACATCAGTGGCAACTTCATGGGGGATGTGGGCGCCCGACTCCTGGCCAAAGCCCTGCAGATCAACAACCGGCTGCGTACCATATATATGGACAAGAACGGAGTGACGTTGCAGGGCTATGCGGATATCGTCTACGCGTTAGAGCACAACCACAGCATGCGTACCATACCCTTTCCCGTTTTCGATATTGCTCCGCATCTGAAGAGCCACCCGGATAAGACGGATGCGGTGATGCGTAAGATGCAGGAGCTGCTGCAGCGCAACTGCAATGGATTGAAGCGGGCCACCGGACAAGGATTCCGCCTGCAGCACGGCTTCATGCTCTCCTCCACGCACCAGCTGGTGGATAAGTTGGTGGCCGAGACGCAGGACACCATTTCGCTGGCCAAGGGAGGCAGTGAATCCGCCTCGGCGGTGCAGCGCCTGATTACCGACGCCGAAAACTGCAAGCAACTGATGCCAAAGCTGCAAGAGGCCGTTCGCAACGACAGTCATCCCATCGAAATGAAGCTGACCCGAGTGGCCAGTGAACTGAGCTACACGATTAAGAGTTATCTGGAGGAGACCCTGGAGACGATGATGCGCACTGGCATCGAGCAGTGTCCAAAAACGCTTGGCAACCAGATCGTAGTTCAGGATCTTCGAAAGGCTCTTGCCGAGCGTTTGGTGGTGCCCGAGGAATTCCTGCAGATCTGTCTGCTCAACAACGCCGGCAGCGAGATTATGAACAAAGTTGG TGAGATCGAACAATCCCTGGCCGCCGCCATCTCAGATCGGGCTACTGATGAGGTGCTGGATGCCCTGACCCGCTACCGCCGTGGCATGGGCATCGCAGAGTCGCCATCGGTGCTGCTGGACGAACCGCAGACGCCGGACATCGTGCGCAGTCGCTCCAGTCAT GATGCGGATGGTTTGATCATACGACCGGGTGGACGAGGCTCGATATTGCCCAAACTGGGCTTGGAATCGCCCACT GCCACACCGCATCTGCCCACCAAGCGACGCAGTCTGGCAAAGAAGGTGCGTCCCCAGTCCGTGGTGGAGAATCTCAGCCTGGGCCACTTCCCTGACCTCCTGGAGTCACCCTCCTCGCACCGCTCCAACTCCCAGTTGTCTGCCCGTGCTGCTGCCGGTGCCGCCGCCTTGGTGGGAGCCGCCAATATGACCGACAGCATCGCTGTGGACGACGGAGGAGTGGATGAGTGTTGCGACTCCATCACCGAGCTGCCCAGCGCCTCGTTCCAGCTCCAGCATCTGGTCAAAGGTCGCCCGAAGCGGGCCAAAACGCGTGCACCCACTCGGCCGTTGGTCACCACCGAGTGTGCCGGGGGCAGCAGGGAAATCGGCGAAGGTTTGGAACACTTCTTCCGGCCCGGTTCTGTTACGCCCACTACCCTGACTCCCCTAGTTTCTCCTACGTCGGAGGAATGCAGCTCATTGTCGTTTGTAGACAGCCCCACGATGAGCCGCGATGGGAATGGACACATGACCTCCGAGGAGACCACTCCCATTCTGGAGGAACGCCGACCAATTAAATTGGAGCGCCAGTCGCCATTGCTCaaaa GTGCGTCATGGGCCACCCGCTCCCGGTCCACGGACAATCTAGAGAAGTATTCGCCACTGGTGGGTCGTAAGTCCCCGCTGGTCAAGATGCGAACAGAAGGAGGTCCCGGCTCGGGATCTGCCGGCGGTGCTGAGGAGACGTCCATGCCCAGTTCTAATCTGCTTAAGGCAACCGCCCGAGAGGACAAAACGCGTTCGCCCAGCAGCGATTCGATCAAAAGCCATGCCGCAGGCGAGGGTAGTGTGATTGTAAAGACTGGCAACGGCATCCTGCGAACACCCATAGTTCTGCAGAAGCCGCGTCCCTGGTCAGTTGTAGGAAGCGAGCCAAAGGCAGGCGGGGATCTTATAACAGGCAATGGGAATGCCGACTCCAGCAAGACCACGCCGGACAAACTAGAAGAAG ATGACGTCGAGGTAGTGACATTTGGAAATACCTGCAGTGGCTCAATTGTTGGCATCACGCCGGGCATAGCTTTATCCACCAGTGGCGGTGGAAGCATTGTGGGCATTACACCAG GAGGTGCCCTTGAAAAGAAGTCTGTGCGAGAACTAGCAGCGGGTCTCAACAGAATGG AACTCCCCCTAAAGCCGCCCGTTATGCCAAGAACCCTGCTGAACGCGACGAGTGCGCGCACGAGCACGTCCTCCACAGGCTCAGGCTCAGGCTCCACCTCCAATAGTGTATCAGTCAGCTCATCCACGACCGCCAACACATCGATGACAGTATTAAACCAGAGCCAGACACGATCACGGATCGTGAGCTCGACCAGCAGCACTGGCAGCACCGAGACCATCACAGAgcgcagcaccaccagcactAGCAGCAGCTCATCCAGCAGCCACGAGAAGCAGCATGCCAAGGCCTGTGCCAATTTAATCAGCAACGAAATCCTCAGTATGCGCAACGGACAGTTGGGCGCCAAGTCTGGAAGCTGCGCAGAAAGTGGTGGTGTGAAGCGGATCGCCGGCAAGGAGATCTCCACGCTATTCGAGGTTTGA